From the genome of Vicia villosa cultivar HV-30 ecotype Madison, WI linkage group LG2, Vvil1.0, whole genome shotgun sequence, one region includes:
- the LOC131648033 gene encoding indole-3-acetic acid-amido synthetase GH3.6-like: MSTSLEYDDLSQKNKKVLDFIEDVTTHADEIQKKVLAEILSKNANVEYLQRHGLNGKTDSETFKKLLPVITYEDIQNDINRIANGDTSPILTSNSISSFLTSSGTSGGERKLIPATEEEFVRRSLLISLCMPIINQFVPDLDKGKGMYLMFIKNESKTPGGIKASPALTTYYKSSHFLNRPYDPYANFTSPNETVLCLDSYQSMYSQLLCGLCQNNEVLRVGAIFASGLIRAIRFLEKNWSLLCDDIRTGTINPLITDSSVRVAVMKILKSDKNLADFVEFECSKGCWQGIITRLWPNTKYVDVIVTGTMSQYIPTLDYYCNGLPLVCKMYASSECFFGVNLNPLCKPCDVSYTLIPNMCYYEFLPINRSTDSVHENEKQELVDLIDVKLDQEYELVVTTYAGLYRYKVGDILKVTGFKNNAPQFRFVCRKNVVLSIDSDKTNEVELQNAIKNAVTHLVPFEADVAEYTSYADTRTIPGHYVLYWELNLKDSTTIPHCVYEDCCLTIEESLNSVYRQGRVSDKSIGPLEIRIVEEGTFDKLMDYAISSGSSINQYKTPRCVKSAPVLELLESGVMAKYFSPKCPQWAPGHKEWIVNKN; encoded by the exons ATGTCTACTTCTCTGGAATATGATGATTTGTCACAAAAAAACAAGAAAGTTCTCGACTTCATAGAAGATGTTACTACACATGCAGATGAAATCCAAAAGAAAGTCTTGGCTGAAATTCTCTCTAAGAATGCAAATGTTGAGTACTTACAAAGACATGGTCTCAATGGCAAAACTGATAGTGAAACCTTCAAGAAACTTCTCCCTGTCATAACTTATGAAGATATTCAAAATGATATTAACCGTATCGCCAACGGTGATACTTCTCCAATCCTCACCTCAAACTCCATTTCAAGCTTTCTCACCAG CTCAGGAACATCAGGTGGTGAGAGAAAGTTGATACCAGCAACAGAAGAAGAATTTGTAAGAAGATCTTTACTAATAAGTCTGTGCATGCCAATAATTAATCAATTTGTTCCTGACCTAGATAAAGGAAAAGGAATGTACTTAATGTTTATAAAAAATGAATCTAAAACACCAGGAGGCATTAAAGCTAGTCCAGCCCTTACAACATATTACAAAAGTTCTCATTTTTTAAACAGACCTTACGATCCATACGCGAATTTCACAAGTCCAAATGAAACTGTTCTATGTCTTGACTCATATCAAAGTATGTATTCACAACTTCTATGTGGTCTTTGTCAAAACAACGAGGTCCTTCGTGTAGGTGCTATTTTTGCTTCTGGACTTATCCGCGCCATTCGGTTCCTTGAGAAAAATTGGTCACTTCTCTGCGATGATATAAGAACAGGAACAATAAATCCTCTCATCACTGATAGTTCAGTGAGAGTGGCTGTGATGAAGATTCTCAAATCTGATAAAAATCTTGCAGATTTTGTTGAATTTGAGTGCAGCAAAGGTTGTTGGCAAGGTATTATAACTAGGTTGTGGCCTAATACTAAGTATGTTGATGTTATTGTGACAGGAACAATGTCACAGTACATTCCTACTTTGGATTACTATTGTAATGGTCTTCCACTTGTTTGTAAGATGTATGCTTCCAGTGAATGTTTCTTCGGTGTTAACCTTAATCCTCtttgtaaaccttgtgatgtgtcTTATACCCTTATCCCTAACATGTGTTACTATGAATTCTTACCGATTAATAGAAGTACCGATTCTGTACATGAGAATGAAAAGCAAGAGTTGGTGGATCTTATTGATGTCAAGCTTGATCAAGAATATGAGCTTGTTGTTACAACTTATGCTG GACTTTATAGGTACAAAGTGGGGGACATATTGAAAGTGACTGGATTCAAGAACAATGCACCGCAATTCAGATTTGTCTGCAGAAAAAACGTTGTTCTAAGCATAGATTCAGACAAAACAAACGAAGTTGAGCTACAAAATGCGATAAAAAATGCTGTCACACATTTAGTACCATTTGAAGCAGATGTAGCAGAGTACACTAGTTATGCAGACACAAGAACAATTCCAGGACACTATGTATTGTATTGGGAATTAAACCTTAAAGACTCAACAACAATTCCACATTGTGTTTATGAAGATTGTTGTTTAACTATTGAAGAGTCACTTAACAGTGTTTATCGACAAGGTCGTGTTTCAGATAAATCGATTGGGCCGCTTGAGATTAGAATTGTCGAGGAGGGGACATTTGATAAACTTATGGATTATGCTATTAGCTCGGGATCGTCAATTAATCAATATAAGACTCCTAGGTGTGTGAAATCTGCACCTGTTTTGGAGCTTTTGGAGTCAGGAGTTATGGCAAAGTATTTTAGTCCTAAATGTCCACAATGGGCTCCTGGTCATAAGGAGTGGATtgttaataaaaattga
- the LOC131651148 gene encoding uncharacterized protein LOC131651148, with translation MREYTEYSDLVAALLVVEQNNELLIKNHQPRPIGTMSYPEINATTFNRGRGDFNRLKRRGGHVRYDGNNGHARFDGQNQGGYHGRNLFHGRNYFRGRGRGRGYMNNYRSPRYDQNNWNRKGKGKYIQEGPSRNYEDICYRCGKKGHWSKVCRTPEHLCKRPMAYAEEKGKEVNFNEIEPRNNNTYFETADFVGGETD, from the coding sequence ATGAGGGAATACACTGAGTATTCTGATTTAGTTGCAGCTCTTCTGGTGGTAGAACAAAATAATGAGCTCCTTATAAAAAACCACCAGCCACGTCCCATAGGAACAATGTCATATCCTGAAATTAATGCCACGACCTTTAATCGTGGGCGTGGTGACTTTAATCGTCTTAAGAGACGTGGTGGTCATGTTCGTTATGATGGTAATAATGGTCATGCTCGTTTTGATGGTCAAAATCAAGGAGGATATCATGGTCGAAACCTTTTCCACGGTCGAAACTATTTTCGTGGTAGAGGACGTGGACGAGGTTATATGAATAATTATAGATCCCCCAGATATGACCAAAATAATTGGAATCGCAAAGGAAAGGGTAAGTATATCCAAGAAGGTCCCTCAAGGAATTATGAGGATATATGCTACAGATGCGGAAAGAAAGGCCATTGGTCTAAGGTGTGTAGAACACCAGAACACTTGTGTAAAAGACCAATGGCATATGctgaagaaaagggaaaagaagtgAATTTTAATGAGATTGAACCCAGAAACAATAATACCTATTTTGAGACTGCTGACTTTGTTGGAGGTGAAACTGATTAA
- the LOC131651149 gene encoding uncharacterized protein LOC131651149, whose amino-acid sequence MSNLKHQFKILSITRENFITWNNNLIEYLSCEGLNKILEGDDSGKTTDDPEEMEKKKSKVNRIIKHHLDDGLQIEYSNAKDPKILWDKIKARFGHQKKVLLPSLMDQWNKLRFQDYKTVIAYNSAMHQIIAKLEFCGKTIIEKEKLEKTFSNFHAS is encoded by the coding sequence ATGTCCAATCTTAAGCATCAATTCAAAATTCTAAGCATAACTAGGGAGAACTTCATAACATGGAACAACAATTTAATAGAGTACCTTTCATGTGAGGGACTTAACAAAATCCTTGAAGGAGACGATTCTGGAAAAACAACAGATGACCCagaagaaatggaaaagaaaaagtcaaaagtGAACAGAATAATAAAGCACCATCTTGACGATGGATTGCAAATAGAATACTCAAATGCTAAAGATCCCAAGATTTTATGGGACAAAATTAAAGCAAGATTTGGACATCAGAAGAAAGTCCTGTTACCCTCATTAATGGATCAGTGGAACAAGTTACGGTTCCAAGATTACAAAACTGTCATTGCATATAATTCTGCTATGCACCAGATTATAGCAAAGCTAGAATTTTGTGGCAAAACtataattgaaaaagaaaagttggaaaaaactttttcaaatttCCATGCATCTTAG